One region of Flavobacterium pisciphilum genomic DNA includes:
- a CDS encoding NAD(P)H-dependent oxidoreductase — translation MKTLVIIIHPDLKNSIINKRWIEELKKYPEKYHIHDLHSLYPDENIDVEKEKQLVEAHDTIIFQFPFYWFNCPPLYKKWLDEVLTYGWAYGSKSGYKLSNKKIALGITVGINEEDYTTAGKYKYTLKQLTAPFEITFNYIKADYKSLFAFYGAEHNATSERIEKSTQDYISFIANL, via the coding sequence ATGAAAACTCTAGTGATTATCATACATCCCGATTTAAAAAATTCAATAATAAACAAACGCTGGATTGAAGAATTAAAAAAGTATCCTGAAAAATATCATATACACGATTTACATAGTTTATATCCAGACGAGAATATTGATGTTGAGAAAGAAAAACAACTCGTAGAAGCACACGATACAATTATATTTCAATTCCCTTTCTATTGGTTTAACTGCCCTCCACTTTACAAAAAATGGCTGGATGAAGTATTAACTTACGGATGGGCTTATGGCTCTAAAAGTGGCTATAAGCTGAGTAATAAGAAAATTGCATTGGGCATAACAGTTGGTATCAATGAAGAAGATTATACTACGGCAGGCAAATACAAATACACCCTAAAACAGTTAACAGCTCCTTTCGAAATTACTTTTAATTATATCAAAGCCGATTATAAATCTCTCTTTGCATTTTATGGTGCCGAGCACAATGCTACTTCTGAAAGAATTGAGAAAAGCACTCAAGATTATATTTCTTTCATCGCCAATTTATAA
- a CDS encoding MarR family winged helix-turn-helix transcriptional regulator: MNIIDESGILALSTRLQRLSEQLRKDGAMLYKSFDIEFEPKWFPVIYTLYNKGVLSIVEIANEIGYTHPSTISLLKELERQKLIRSKKDKEDERKRLIVLTAKGQDLILEMKPVWDIISEVLNEITDNENNLLKAINEAESKIANQSFLQRALQLKNSKS, from the coding sequence ATGAATATTATAGATGAATCAGGTATTTTGGCTTTATCGACAAGATTGCAACGGCTTAGTGAACAATTGCGTAAAGACGGTGCGATGCTCTACAAATCATTTGACATTGAGTTTGAACCCAAATGGTTTCCAGTAATTTACACTCTTTATAATAAAGGAGTATTAAGTATTGTAGAAATCGCTAATGAGATTGGTTATACGCATCCATCTACAATTAGTTTGCTAAAAGAATTAGAAAGACAAAAACTTATTCGTTCGAAAAAAGATAAAGAAGATGAGCGTAAACGTTTAATTGTGCTTACTGCAAAAGGACAGGATCTTATTTTAGAGATGAAACCTGTATGGGATATTATCTCTGAAGTACTTAATGAAATTACTGATAATGAGAATAATTTATTGAAAGCTATAAATGAAGCTGAAAGTAAAATTGCCAATCAGAGCTTTTTGCAAAGGGCGTTACAATTAAAAAATAGTAAATCGTAA
- a CDS encoding GNAT family N-acetyltransferase, translating into MNISIVPIADNHSAVVVDLILNIQQKEFNVPITLEDQPDLLEINNYYHKRGGCFWGAFIDEELVGTIALVKYDDSGEGAIRKMFVKKEFRGKELFIAQQLLDTLIAFSKQNNVLDLYLGTVSVLEAALRFYERNDFVRIEKETLPVAFPIMGADNVFCHLKLN; encoded by the coding sequence ATGAATATATCAATTGTTCCTATTGCAGATAATCATTCAGCTGTTGTAGTTGATTTAATTTTAAATATCCAGCAGAAAGAGTTTAATGTTCCTATAACTTTAGAAGATCAGCCTGATCTTTTAGAAATAAATAATTATTATCATAAAAGAGGTGGCTGTTTTTGGGGAGCCTTTATTGATGAAGAATTAGTTGGCACTATAGCATTGGTAAAATATGATGATAGTGGGGAAGGAGCCATACGAAAGATGTTTGTAAAAAAAGAGTTCAGAGGTAAAGAGTTGTTTATTGCCCAGCAACTTCTGGATACATTAATTGCTTTTAGCAAGCAAAATAATGTACTTGATTTGTATTTGGGAACGGTATCTGTACTAGAAGCTGCTTTACGTTTTTATGAAAGAAATGATTTTGTGCGAATTGAGAAAGAAACGCTTCCAGTTGCATTTCCAATAATGGGTGCTGATAATGTGTTTTGTCATTTAAAATTAAATTAG
- a CDS encoding EamA family transporter produces MKNKLINIPPLPAVILAIISVQFGAAIAKSLFPAIGAAGTASLRIGISAIILLLVYRPNLLAITPKQWKLVIPYGLSLGLMNLIFYLAIERIPVGLGVTLEFIGPLLLAVLGSKRLVDYLWVLLAAIGIALIAPWSGNGIDIVGVLFALLAGVFWATYIVLGGKVSKVMKDGDAVSTGMLFASMLIVPFGIMENGLSNLTPTYLGMGIALALLSSAIPFTLEMKALGQLPPRTFSILMSLEPAAASICAFLFLQEHLKFSEIIAVVFVVIASAGSTMTAKKAIQIKD; encoded by the coding sequence ATGAAAAACAAATTAATAAATATACCACCACTTCCAGCAGTAATTTTAGCAATCATAAGCGTGCAATTCGGCGCTGCCATTGCAAAAAGTCTCTTTCCAGCTATTGGAGCAGCAGGAACAGCATCATTACGAATAGGAATTTCTGCAATAATATTATTATTGGTTTACAGACCAAACTTGCTTGCAATTACACCCAAACAATGGAAGCTTGTAATTCCTTACGGGTTGTCTTTAGGATTAATGAACTTAATCTTTTACCTCGCAATAGAGCGAATTCCTGTTGGTTTAGGAGTTACATTAGAATTTATAGGACCACTGTTACTAGCCGTTTTGGGATCAAAACGTTTGGTAGATTATCTATGGGTATTACTTGCTGCAATAGGAATAGCACTTATTGCACCTTGGTCAGGTAACGGAATCGATATTGTTGGAGTTTTATTTGCATTATTAGCAGGTGTCTTCTGGGCTACTTATATTGTATTAGGCGGAAAAGTTTCAAAAGTAATGAAAGATGGTGATGCAGTATCAACCGGAATGTTGTTTGCTTCTATGCTTATTGTTCCTTTTGGAATTATGGAAAATGGATTAAGTAACCTAACACCAACTTATTTAGGAATGGGAATCGCACTTGCTCTATTGTCAAGCGCAATACCGTTTACATTAGAAATGAAAGCACTAGGACAACTTCCTCCACGCACCTTCAGTATTTTAATGAGTTTAGAACCTGCAGCAGCTTCAATTTGTGCTTTTCTATTTTTACAAGAACATCTAAAATTTAGCGAAATAATTGCCGTTGTTTTTGTCGTAATAGCATCAGCTGGATCAACAATGACCGCTAAGAAAGCAATTCAAATCAAGGACTAG